The following are from one region of the Nymphaea colorata isolate Beijing-Zhang1983 chromosome 7, ASM883128v2, whole genome shotgun sequence genome:
- the LOC116257820 gene encoding glucan endo-1,3-beta-glucosidase-like isoform X2 has product MRSFVKVVNGQNHTWCIAWPSSEETMLRNNIDFACSNGVDCSVLASGQACSLPDTIINHASVVMNLYYSANGRQPHTCSFGNSGLITTVDPSYGSCVYR; this is encoded by the exons ATGA gATCATTCGTGAAGGTGGTAAACGGGCAG AACCACACCTGGTGCATAGCGTGGCCCTCTAGTGAAGAAACTATGCTTCGGAACAACATTGATTTTGCGTGCTCCAATGGCGTCGACTGCAGCGTGCTGGCTTCAGGGCAGGCCTGCTCTCTCCCAGACACCATAATCAACCATGCCTCCGTTGTCATGAACCTCTACTACAGTGCCAATGGCAGGCAGCCCCACACTTGTAGCTTTGGCAATTCTGGCCTCATCACCACTGTCGACCCAA GCTATGGCAGCTGTGTCTATCGGTAA
- the LOC116257820 gene encoding glucan endo-1,3-beta-glucosidase 7-like isoform X1, with amino-acid sequence MEEPENLLSGLSVLRFFSSINRETLPATLTCKSIIDHLNINPSSSAPVMESRVTLNSLALLLLMLIFSHGSFVKVVNGQNHTWCIAWPSSEETMLRNNIDFACSNGVDCSVLASGQACSLPDTIINHASVVMNLYYSANGRQPHTCSFGNSGLITTVDPSYGSCVYR; translated from the exons ATGgaagaaccagaaaatttaTTAAGCGGCCTTTctgttttgagatttttttcctCTATAAATAGAGAGACGCTACCCGCCACTCTTACTTGCAAGAGCATCATAGACCACCTGAACAtcaatccttcttcttctgctccaGTGATGGAATCTAGAGTGACCTTGAATTCCTTGGCTCTTCTTCTCCTGATGTTAATCTTCAGTCATG gATCATTCGTGAAGGTGGTAAACGGGCAG AACCACACCTGGTGCATAGCGTGGCCCTCTAGTGAAGAAACTATGCTTCGGAACAACATTGATTTTGCGTGCTCCAATGGCGTCGACTGCAGCGTGCTGGCTTCAGGGCAGGCCTGCTCTCTCCCAGACACCATAATCAACCATGCCTCCGTTGTCATGAACCTCTACTACAGTGCCAATGGCAGGCAGCCCCACACTTGTAGCTTTGGCAATTCTGGCCTCATCACCACTGTCGACCCAA GCTATGGCAGCTGTGTCTATCGGTAA
- the LOC116257248 gene encoding stigma-specific STIG1-like protein 3: protein MAAPRLLLTAAVIGALIWLVPSTTLPAATEEHEKPEEGEVGGSEDPTVEEEPYSGDLPSLGLRRYLARSWKPQTCDKNRKICKLKGSPGPDCCKKKCVDRKTDRLNCGNCGRRCRFTEMCCKGRCVNLALDGKNCGRCGNKCRKGSYCIYGMCGYA from the coding sequence atggccGCACCACGGTTACTCCTAACAGCAGCAGTCATCGGCGCTCTCATTTGGCTGGTCCCATCCACGACACTCCCAGCAGCAACCGAAGAACACGAGAAACCAGAAGAAGGTGAAGTTGGTGGCAGTGAGGACCCTACGGTCGAGGAGGAGCCTTACTCTGGCGACCTGCCGTCGCTCGGACTCCGCCGGTACCTGGCCAGATCCTGGAAGCCGCAGACGTGCGACAAAAACCGGAAGATCTGCAAACTGAAGGGGAGCCCTGGCCCTGACTGCTGCAAAAAGAAGTGCGTGGATCGGAAGACCGATCGCCTCAACTGCGGCAACTGCGGGAGGAGGTGCAGGTTCACGGAGATGTGCTGCAAGGGGAGGTGCGTGAATCTGGCGTTGGACGGCAAGAACTGCGGGAGATGCGGGAACAAGTGCCGTAAGGGGTCCTACTGTATATACGGCATGTGTGGCTACGCTTAG
- the LOC116257249 gene encoding stigma-specific STIG1-like protein 3 produces MRSLLTLHPPTCLYKPTPFSFPPHSANLNLLHTLEALISITATTLAETATGAATATTMATPTPRLLLTFSIIVILIIITTLAPSPLPNEADEPNQLPAQEASAAGDGKPYSGRLPVPTIRRFLAKSKELTCDKDPSICGSSTKGGPDHCCEKKCVDLKTDGLNCGKCGNKCEVNEACCNGKCVNLATDRKNCGSCGNKCRRGSNCSYGMCGYAR; encoded by the coding sequence ATGCGATCCTTATTAACACTACATCCCCCAACTTGCCTATATAAACCAACACCGTTCTCATTCCCTCCCCACTCTGCCAACCTTAATTTGCTTCATACATTGGAAGCTCTTATCAGCATCACCGCCACCACTTTGGCTGAAACTGCCACCGGCGCCGCCACCGCTACAACCATGGCAACACCAACACCAAGGTTACTACTAACATTTTCCATCATAgtcatcctcatcatcatcacaACATTggcgccgtcgccgctgccaaATGAGGCAGATGAACCCAATCAACTGCCTGCTCAGGAAGCTTCAGCTGCCGGCGACGGCAAGCCGTACTCCGGCCGCCTACCGGTGCCTACCATTCGTCGGTTTCTCGCTAAATCTAAAGAATTGACGTGTGATAAGGACCCAAGTATCTGCGGATCATCAACAAAGGGTGGCCCTGATCACTGTTGCGAGAAGAAGTGCGTGGACCTCAAAACTGACGGCCTCAACTGCGGTAAGTGTGGGAACAAGTGCGAGGTCAACGAGGCATGCTGCAACGGGAAGTGCGTGAATCTCGCCACGGACCGAAAGAACTGCGGGAGTTGCGGAAATAAATGCCGTCGAGGATCCAATTGCTCATATGGCATGTGCGGCTATGCACGTTAA
- the LOC116257250 gene encoding uncharacterized protein LOC116257250 translates to MAPPGLLLAAATIALLIISAAPEPVPPPNEPQERVSRELASLLFPQSPQTCDKNPKVCKLPGSTHPDCCNKSCVDVKTDFLNCGKCGHRCNLFSELCCKGKCVNIVSDKQNCGTCGNKCTSGCCNKSCVDLKTASLNCGTCGNKCKLPNELCCKGKCANVVSDEHNCGTCGNKCPSGCCNRKCVDLKTDLFNCGKCGSRCNSLDELCCKGTCVNVVSNKHNCGTCGNKCPSGCCNKKCVDLKTDHFNCGGCGNRCQSNELCCKGKCVNPVTDKKNCAGCGNKCKDECCNGRCVVTKSDALNCGGCGNKCMFSELCCKKKCVDVSSDEKNCGSCGHKCKKGVNCILGMCGYA, encoded by the coding sequence ATGGCTCCACCGGGCCTACTGCTAGCGGCTGCCACCATCGCCCTGCTCATCATATCAGCCGCCCCCGAACCAGTACCGCCACCAAACGAACCACAAGAACGAGTTTCTCGAGAGCTGGCATCCCTCCTCTTCCCTCAGAGCCCGCAGACGTGCGACAAGAACCCCAAAGTCTGTAAACTGCCCGGAAGCACCCACCCGGACTGCTGCAACAAGAGCTGCGTCGACGTCAAGACTGATTTTCTCAACTGCGGCAAGTGCGGGCACCGGTGCAACCTGTTCAGTGAGCTCTGCTGCAAGGGGAAGTGCGTGAACATCGTCTCGGACAAGCAAAACTGCGGGACATGCGGGAACAAGTGCACGAGCGGCTGCTGCAACAAGAGCTGCGTCGACCTCAAGACTGCGAGTCTCAACTGCGGGACATGCGGGAACAAGTGCAAGCTGCCCAATGAGCTCTGCTGCAAGGGGAAGTGCGCGAACGTAGTTTCCGACGAGCACAACTGCGGGACATGCGGGAACAAGTGCCCGAGCGGCTGCTGCAACCGGAAGTGCGTCGACCTCAAGACCGATCTCTTCAACTGCGGCAAGTGCGGGAGCAGATGCAACTCCCTCGATGAGCTCTGCTGCAAGGGGACGTGCGTGAACGTCGTCTCGAACAAGCACAACTGCGGGACATGCGGGAACAAGTGCCCCAGCGGCTGCTGCAACAAGAAGTGCGTCGACCTCAAGACCGATCACTTCAACTGCGGCGGGTGCGGGAACAGGTGCCAGTCCAATGAGCTGTGCTGTAAAGGGAAGTGCGTGAACCCCGTTACGGACAAGAAGAACTGCGCGGGATGCGGGAACAAGTGCAAGGACGAGTGCTGCAACGGGAGGTGCGTCGTCACCAAGAGCGATGCTCTCAACTGCGGCGGATGCGGGAACAAGTGCATGTTCTCGGAGCTCTGCTGCAAGAAGAAGTGCGTGGATGTCAGTTCCGATGAGAAGAACTGCGGGAGTTGCGGGCACAAGTGCAAGAAGGGAGTCAACTGTATCCTCGGCATGTGCGGCTACGCGTAG